A genomic region of Rhipicephalus sanguineus isolate Rsan-2018 chromosome 3, BIME_Rsan_1.4, whole genome shotgun sequence contains the following coding sequences:
- the LOC119385197 gene encoding uncharacterized protein LOC119385197 — protein sequence MFGDVCWSNGSSVLWLRRSELPSAVVGLRYPMETAHNCSFAVASDSGALIVVVRLLDLRRESNGTCLDHVTLEEGPGGRPLIFEGPRCSSKKGDVMHALVRGVVHVSLSVTPPVERVYRGLNIAFTTYFHGNLCDSEEMFRCAAGKDVCIPRRLTCNGINNCGDDSDEPRHLSSEPCSVDPESIWGPIVFCTILVAFSGIVVYVIVLDICMARVSFSSSSSVSGDTTSTDGDDSGSGDAALTPLPEVDSDQAVLLHNAEIVVQT from the exons ATGTTCGGCGACGTGTGCTGGTCGAACGGTTCGAGCGTTCTGTGGCTCCGGCGCAGCGAGCTGCCGTCGGCCGTGGTGGGTCTGCGGTACCCGATGGAGACGGCGCACAACTGCAGCTTCGCCGTGGCCAGTGACAGCGGCGCGCTCATCGTGGTCGTCCGGCTTCTAGACCTGCGTCGGGAGTCCAACGGCACCTGCCTCGACCACGTCACG CTCGAGGAAGGACCGGGTGGCCGTCCCCTGATCTTTGAGGGCCCTCGGTGCTCGTCGAAGAAAGGCGACGTGATGCACGCCCTGGTGCGCGGGGTCGTGCACGTGAGCCTCAGCGTGACGCCTCCCGTCGAGCGCGTCTACAGGGGACTCAACATCGCCTTCACCACCTACTTCCACG GCAACCTCTGCGACTCGGAGGAGATGTTCCGCTGCGCCGCGGGCAAAGACGTGTGCATTCCGCGCCGGCTGACCTGCAACGGCATCAACAACTGCGGCGACGACAGCGACGAGCCGAGGCACCTCAGCAGCGAGCCATGCA GCGTGGATCCGGAGAGCATCTGGGGTCCCATCGTGTTCTGCACCATCCTGGTGGCCTTCTCCGGGATCGTCGTGTACGTCATCGTGCTCGACATATGCATGGCTCGCGTGTCCTTCAGCTCGAGCAGCAGCGTCAGCGGGGACACAACAAGCACGGACGGCGACGACAGCGGCAGCGGCGACGCAGCGCTCACGCCGTTGCCCGAGGTCGACAGCGACCAAGCCGTGCTCTTGCACAACGCGGAAATCGTGGTCCAGACCTGA